The Formosa sp. Hel1_33_131 genome window below encodes:
- the pbpC gene encoding penicillin-binding protein 1C → MHLKKKLYQLLVLLLVLLIPYFIFKPSGGILADKDFSQVVYTRDKDVLRITLSDDDKYRMFSHINASSPLIKKALLLKEDRYFYYHPGVNPIAILRAITETYILGNVRIGGSTITMQVVRLYYGMKTRTILGKLKQMAYAMYLELYYSKDDILEAYINLAPCGGNIEGFAAASLIYFEKDLSEINLQEALFLSILPQNPSKYNPRKREIPAELTNARMRLFKQWQEVNEEKPTSDEITHSKMALNMSYFTPYRAPHFTTSILNTFKDENRIYTTLDWKLQKLITRLTKQYVHRKSPLGVKNSAVLLVDYENNMEVVASLGSVDFFNQKIQGQVDGTRARRSPGSTLKPLLYALAMDQGVIHPMTMLKDAPTSFSSYAPDNYELDFKGPVKAWEALINSRNVPAVALASQVKDPNLYDLLKSLDLGDLKHKDHYGLSIVLGSAEFSMRELVSLYGVLANNGTFQKTNETYLSVSPENLPSENHYLSHEACWLTKQILMKNPKPNSYSLSAFGNNYNSETGTQPISYKTGTSIGFKDCWSIAIFDRYILAVWLGNFDGYGNPVFNGRQLATPLLFEIAQNVMNENKKSPNYEAFEDMESRPPGIREVEVCAASGQLAHPFCRRKLSTHFIPGTSSIEKCDICREIYVNTKTGYRSHNDGKDIQTEVFEFWTTDVLKIFRAAGVPRKTPPIFDPNQNKKNSNQLTNTNEGFVPKIVSPMSNTEYLMSPGETLFNNLPLKATVDADVNEVYWFVDEQFIGRSDPQETQFWSLQPGTFQIGVIDDKGRSRSKSVKIGVAMN, encoded by the coding sequence ATGCATCTCAAAAAAAAGCTATACCAGTTGTTAGTACTACTTCTGGTATTGCTTATCCCCTACTTTATATTTAAACCTTCTGGGGGAATTCTAGCGGATAAGGATTTTTCACAGGTTGTTTATACCCGTGACAAAGATGTACTACGAATTACCTTATCCGATGATGACAAATACCGAATGTTTTCTCATATCAACGCTTCGAGCCCTTTAATTAAAAAAGCTCTGTTACTAAAAGAAGACCGCTATTTCTATTACCATCCAGGAGTAAACCCTATTGCAATCCTCAGAGCCATTACAGAAACTTACATCCTTGGTAATGTGAGAATTGGCGGATCCACCATTACCATGCAAGTCGTTCGCTTGTATTATGGAATGAAAACAAGAACAATACTAGGGAAGCTCAAACAAATGGCCTATGCAATGTATTTGGAGTTGTATTACTCAAAAGATGACATCCTTGAAGCTTATATAAATTTAGCACCTTGTGGCGGAAATATCGAAGGCTTTGCTGCAGCCTCTTTAATTTATTTTGAAAAAGACCTTTCAGAAATCAATTTACAAGAAGCCTTGTTTCTAAGTATTTTACCACAGAACCCATCAAAATACAACCCTCGAAAACGTGAAATTCCAGCAGAGCTAACCAACGCCCGAATGCGGCTTTTCAAACAATGGCAAGAAGTCAATGAAGAGAAACCAACATCAGATGAAATTACGCATTCAAAAATGGCTTTGAATATGAGTTATTTCACCCCCTACCGAGCGCCACATTTTACAACCTCAATATTAAATACGTTTAAAGATGAGAATCGCATCTATACAACCTTGGATTGGAAACTTCAAAAGTTGATCACTAGATTAACCAAACAATATGTACATCGAAAAAGCCCTCTGGGCGTTAAAAATTCTGCAGTCCTTTTAGTCGATTATGAGAACAATATGGAAGTCGTTGCAAGTCTTGGATCCGTCGATTTTTTTAACCAAAAAATACAAGGTCAAGTCGATGGCACGCGGGCAAGAAGATCACCAGGATCCACACTTAAACCTCTTTTGTATGCGTTGGCGATGGATCAAGGCGTCATCCACCCAATGACCATGTTAAAAGATGCCCCAACAAGTTTTTCTAGCTATGCACCAGATAATTATGAACTGGACTTTAAAGGCCCAGTAAAAGCATGGGAGGCACTCATTAACAGCCGAAATGTGCCAGCAGTAGCGTTGGCTTCGCAAGTCAAAGATCCAAACTTATATGATCTCCTAAAAAGTTTGGACCTCGGAGATTTAAAACATAAAGACCATTATGGATTATCGATTGTATTAGGAAGTGCAGAATTTAGCATGAGAGAACTGGTGTCCTTATATGGTGTGTTGGCGAACAATGGTACCTTCCAAAAAACGAATGAAACCTATCTTTCTGTAAGCCCTGAAAATTTACCTTCAGAAAATCATTATTTGAGTCATGAAGCCTGCTGGCTTACAAAACAAATTCTGATGAAAAACCCCAAACCAAATAGCTATAGCCTCTCTGCCTTTGGGAATAATTATAATTCAGAAACGGGCACACAACCCATAAGTTATAAAACAGGAACTTCGATAGGCTTTAAGGATTGTTGGTCCATTGCGATTTTTGATAGGTATATTTTGGCAGTTTGGTTAGGCAATTTTGATGGGTATGGAAATCCTGTATTTAATGGGCGGCAATTAGCAACCCCATTGCTTTTTGAAATTGCACAGAACGTCATGAATGAGAACAAAAAATCACCGAATTATGAAGCGTTCGAAGATATGGAATCGAGGCCACCAGGGATTCGTGAGGTCGAAGTCTGTGCTGCTTCTGGACAACTGGCACACCCGTTTTGTAGACGAAAGTTATCCACACACTTTATACCAGGAACATCGTCCATAGAAAAGTGTGATATCTGTAGGGAGATTTATGTAAATACTAAAACAGGTTACAGGTCGCACAACGACGGAAAAGACATACAAACTGAAGTATTTGAATTTTGGACAACGGATGTATTGAAAATATTTCGAGCTGCGGGAGTCCCCAGAAAAACACCTCCTATTTTTGACCCTAATCAAAATAAGAAAAACAGCAATCAACTGACTAATACAAATGAGGGGTTTGTGCCAAAAATCGTGTCCCCCATGTCCAATACGGAATATTTAATGTCGCCCGGAGAAACACTGTTTAATAACCTTCCCCTTAAAGCAACGGTAGATGCCGATGTAAATGAAGTCTATTGGTTTGTTGACGAACAATTTATTGGACGCTCAGACCCTCAGGAAACTCAATTTTGGTCCTTACAACCAGGGACGTTTCAAATTGGTGTTATTGACGATAAAGGGAGATCGCGTTCCAAAAGTGTGAAAATTGGTGTCGCAATGAATTAA
- a CDS encoding DUF3667 domain-containing protein: protein MNKSPSKSKNLDLCQNCDTRFNGNYCPNCGQQLKEFQRPFKFLIVDLAGNIFSFDTRLWRSLKDLITLPGTYALEYINGHRMRYVPPLRLYVFISFLFFLLLSTFVSRMVVISEETKSSINSEIKEGMDKNDISADIGILNIEADSNLITGTELFKIIKTVINDPSRYMNSFLTFVSWTLFLLMPLYAFILWLFFRKSQPYFYCHLIFAINQHAFLFLLCGLVLGIKLLFPDQSSQPENYALLLIPIYMFIGKKQLYQKGWIGTFFRMFAAFFLYLMLFILVITLLFALWFDLNFL, encoded by the coding sequence ATGAATAAATCTCCTTCAAAATCCAAAAACCTTGATCTTTGTCAAAATTGTGACACCCGTTTCAATGGGAATTATTGTCCAAACTGCGGTCAGCAGCTCAAAGAATTTCAAAGACCATTTAAGTTTTTAATAGTCGATTTGGCAGGTAATATTTTTTCTTTTGATACACGCTTGTGGCGCTCCTTAAAAGACCTTATTACTCTACCGGGTACATATGCCTTAGAATACATCAATGGACACCGGATGCGTTATGTCCCGCCTTTGCGTTTGTATGTATTTATAAGTTTTTTATTCTTTTTATTGCTATCAACATTTGTCAGTCGAATGGTTGTCATTAGTGAAGAGACTAAATCGTCTATTAATTCGGAGATAAAAGAAGGAATGGATAAAAATGACATTTCAGCGGATATTGGAATTTTAAACATTGAAGCTGACTCCAATTTGATTACTGGAACTGAGCTCTTTAAAATCATAAAAACCGTGATAAACGATCCAAGTCGTTATATGAATAGTTTTTTGACATTCGTTTCTTGGACGTTGTTCTTATTGATGCCATTGTATGCTTTTATTTTATGGTTGTTTTTCAGAAAAAGTCAACCTTATTTTTACTGTCATCTTATTTTTGCTATTAATCAGCACGCTTTTTTGTTCTTGTTATGTGGTCTTGTTCTTGGAATTAAACTTTTGTTTCCCGATCAATCCTCACAACCAGAAAACTATGCACTTTTGTTGATTCCTATTTATATGTTTATAGGCAAAAAACAGTTGTACCAAAAGGGATGGATTGGCACATTTTTTAGAATGTTTGCAGCCTTCTTTTTATACCTTATGCTATTCATTTTGGTTATTACTTTGTTATTTGCATTGTGGTTTGATTTGAATTTTTTGTGA